In a single window of the Elaeis guineensis isolate ETL-2024a chromosome 4, EG11, whole genome shotgun sequence genome:
- the LOC140857575 gene encoding L-type lectin-domain containing receptor kinase SIT2-like, which produces MELKLSVILVLCLLTGSTATKYDEFTCNGFKRSDLYLDGVSEITPSGLLKLTNATRYQPGHAFHKIPLHLKNNSDGNVFSFSTCFVFAILPEHPDVSGPGLALVLSPTRGLPGALPNQYLGLFNTTNNGNPSNHVLAVELDTVSNVEFEDIDSNHVGIDVNGLRSINAAPAAYFLGETGEFKNLSLISGEPMQVWIDYSNPEKKLNVSISPINVPKPSHPLLSSFINLSSIILDTMYIGFSSSGTNLASHYVLGWSFKINGQAAALNLSSLPSLPFKKHRRKLTSLIIWPALGVVVFITMTACSIAYIIRRKARYAEVLEEWELEHRTHRFSYKELFKATKGFREENLLGVGGFGRVYKGKLPSSKTEIAVKRMSHDSKQGMREFVGEIVSNSQLRHRNLVQLLGYSRRKGELLLVYEFMPNGSLDKFLYDADRPTTLSWSQRLKIIRGVASGLLYLHEEWEQIVIHRDIKASNVLLDSEMNGKLGDFGLSRLFDHGSDPQITHVVGTFGYIAPELTKTGRATTSTDVFAFGVFILEVVCGRRPIMLQESPDLHLGDWVWRSWRNGVILEVTDARLGGDYNLGEVELILKIGLLCSHPVVAARPTMRQVMRFLDGDLSLPEIPKDGRGISDSPPEHAEELDGS; this is translated from the coding sequence ATGGAGCTAAAACTATCCGTAATTTTGGTGTTATGTTTGCTTACAGGAAGCACAGCAACCAAATATGATGAATTCACATGCAATGGATTCAAAAGGAGTGATTTATACCTTGATGGCGTATCAGAGATCACACCCAGTGGCCTTCTGAAATTAACCAACGCAACAAGGTATCAGCCTGGACATGCATTCCACAAAATTCCACTGCATTTGAAGAACAACTCGGACGGTAATGTTTTCTCTTTCTCTACTTGCTTTGTTTTTGCAATACTCCCCGAACATCCAGATGTTAGTGGCCCTGGACTTGCACTTGTGCTCTCTCCAACCAGGGGGCTCCCTGGAGCTCTGCCCAACCAATACCTTGGTCTCTTCAATACTACCAACAATGGCAACCCATCAAATCATGTCCTTGCCGTTGAGCTAGACACAGTCTCCAATGTGGAGTTTGAAGATATTGACAGCAACCATGTCGGAATTGATGTCAATGGATTAAGGTCGATAAACGCCGCACCAGCAGCATATTTCCTTGGCGAAACTGGCGAGTTTAAGAACCTCAGTCTTATAAGCGGTGAACCTATGCAAGTATGGATAGATTATAGCAATCCGGAGAAGAAGCTAAATGTATCAATATCCCCCATCAATGTGCCCAAACCAAGCCATCCGTTGCTGTCTTCTTTCATTAATCTCTCCTCGATAATATTGGATACCATGTATATTGGCTTCTCTTCTTCGGGCACCAATCTAGCATCCCATTATGTTCTGGGGTGGAGCTTTAAGATAAATGGGCAGGCGGCTGCCCTCAACCTGTCCAGCCTTCCTTCACTTCCTTTTAAAAAGCATAGAAGAAAACTGACATCTTTGATAATATGGCCGGCCTTGGGAGTGGTGGTGTTCATAACTATGACTGCCTGCAGTATTGCTTACAtaataagaagaaaggcaagatatGCTGAAGTTCTTGAAGAGTGGGAGCTGGAACATAGAACTCATAGATTCTCATATAAAGAACTATTCAAGGCTACTAAAGGCTTTCGAGAGGAAAATCTTTTGGGAGTCGGCGGTTTTGGAAGAGTATACAAAGGCAAGCTACCTTCCTCGAAAACAGAAATTGCAGTGAAGAGGATGTCTCATGATTCTAAGCAAGGAATGAGAGAGTTTGTTGGGGAGATTGTAAGTAACAGCCAACTCCGTCATCGCAATTTGGTCCAACTTCTTGGCTACAGCCGTCGGAAAGGGGAACTCCTTTTGGTCTATGAGTTCATGCCCAACGGAAGCCTTGACAAGTTCCTTTATGATGCAGACAGGCCAACAACActtagctggagtcagagactaaAAATTATCAGAGGTGTGGCTTCAGGTTTGCTCTACTTGCATGAAGAGTGGGAGCAGATTGTTATACACAGAGATATAAAAGCGAGCAATGTCTTACTGGACAGTGAAATGAATGGAAAGTTGGGAGACTTTGGACTATCAAGATTGTTTGATCATGGTAGCGATCCCCAAATCACTCATGTGGTGGGAACTTTTGGTTACATTGCTCCAGAGCTCACTAAAACAGGCAGGGCAACTACGAGCACTGATGTCTTCGCCTTTGGGGTTTTCATACTTGAGGTTGTCTGTGGAAGGAGGCCAATAATGCTACAAGAATCACCAGATCTTCATTTGGGGGACTGGGTGTGGAGGAGTTGGAGGAATGGAGTAATTCTAGAGGTTACTGATGCAAGACTTGGTGGTGATTATAATCTGGGGGAAGTGGAACTGATCTTAAAGATTGGATTGCTTTGTTCACATCCTGTAGTTGCAGCTAGACCAACCATGCGCCAAGTGATGCGGTTCTTGGATGGTGATCTTTCACTGCCTGAAATACCCAAAGATGGGAGGGGCATCTCTGATTCACCACCAGAGCATGCTGAAGAATTAGACGGATCATAA
- the LOC105042693 gene encoding LOW QUALITY PROTEIN: protein EXORDIUM-like 5 (The sequence of the model RefSeq protein was modified relative to this genomic sequence to represent the inferred CDS: inserted 1 base in 1 codon), giving the protein MHLPPLFPFFLSLLLLPTLLYAASTYPYHTPQQKQPLNLHQRSPASTVGSSAVTLPGSKRYEGSSDLVNLRYHMGPVLSTPMRVYLIWYGRWTPALQAPIRDFLISLSDTSAPAPSAAQWWSTVSLYTDQTGSNVSRSLSIAAEVSDLAASRGRSLTRLSVQQLIADALKASSLPVDHRRGVYLVLTAPEIAMQDFCRAVCGFHYFTFPSLVGHTLPYAWIGHSGTQCPDVCAYPFAVPSYMAGGGVVAMRPPNGDVGTDGMVSVVAHELAELSTNPLVNAWYAGEDPTAPTEIADLCEGIYGTGGGGSYTGQVSKDGQGRSYNINGXGGRRFLVQWVWSPVAKACVGPNALD; this is encoded by the exons ATGcatctccctcctctcttccccTTCTTTCTATCCCTTCTCCTCCTCCCAACACTCCTCTACGCTGCAAGCACTTACCCTTACCATACACCCCAGCAGAAACAACCGCTTAACCTGCACCAGCGCTCCCCCGCCTCCACCGTCGGCAGCTCGGCGGTCACTCTGCCGGGTTCCAAGCGGTACGAGGGATCCTCTGACCTGGTCAACCTCCGCTACCACATGGGCCCCGTCCTCTCGACGCCCATGAGGGTCTACCTCATTTGGTACGGCCGGTGGACTCCGGCCCTCCAGGCCCCCATCCGGGACTTCCTCATCTCTCTATCCGACACCTCGGCCCCTGCCCCCTCCGCCGCCCAGTGGTGGTCCACCGTCTCCCTCTACACCGACCAGACCGGCTCCAACGTATCCCGCTCCCTCTCCATCGCCGCCGAGGTCTCCGACCTCGCCGCCTCCCGCGGCCGCTCCCTCACCCGCCTCTCCGTGCAGCAGCTCATCGCCGACGCCCTCAAGGCCTCCTCCCTCCCCGTCGACCACCGCCGCGGCGTCTACCTCGTCCTCACCGCGCCGGAGATCGCCATGCAGGACTTTTGCCGCGCCGTCTGCGGCTTCCACTACTTCACATTCCCCTCCCTGGTGGGCCACACGTTGCCCTACGCATGGATCGGCCACAGCGGCACTCAGTGCCCGGATGTGTGCGCCTACCCCTTCGCCGTGCCCAGCTACATGGCCGGCGGCGGGGTGGTGGCCATGCGGCCACCGAACGGCGACGTGGGGACGGACGGGATGGTGAGCGTGGTGGCGCACGAGCTGGCGGAGCTGTCGACCAACCCCCTGGTGAACGCCTGGTACGCCGGCGAGGACCCGACGGCGCCGACGGAGATCGCCGACCTCTGCGAGGGAATCTATGGGACCGGGGGCGGTGGGAGCTACACGGGGCAGGTGAGCAAGGATGGGCAGGGGAGGAGCTACAACATCAACG AGGGGGGGAGGAGGTTTCTGGTGCAGTGGGTGTGGAGTCCGGTTGCCAAAGCCTGTGTGGGGCCCAATGCCCTGGATTAG